The genomic segment tccaattttatttttttttttctctttgggcTTTGGAAAGAATAGTTACAAAATGGATCATAGgtcttactttttaaaatggcATTTAGTTCTCCGCCAATTCTTGGCAAATTGGCTCAGTATAAAAGGGTTTCAAGCAACCTATGGGTGTGTGTACACTCTTGCATAGTGATGACTCTGGAAGAATATGCATGCAAATGTGCACACACAACATATTTCATTTGCACATACGTACCTAAACAAGGTACTGCATATACAGATACCTGTTaaatatgtgtacatatatgtaaTGAGAGATATGCTTGTGCTGATATGATGTCTGCAGATATGTGAACTCTTAATTGCACATACACAAACATTAAACAAATTAGTCTTAGATACTATCTTTGCTTTTTTCATTAGAAAGGACATTTTAAAACCCTTTTTGTTTACTTCAGTTTTACTGTAACTAATACAGTTCATCTCCTCACCTAATGGGATATTTTCCTCTAAGTATgttaaaactaattaaaatgtattacaGTTATTAAGTTGGGTAGAAGAGTACTTCTTGTAGAGCTTAGTCTTGAACTTCTGGGACATGGTTGTGCAGTGTAAGTTTTAGATCATTTCTCTTGTGTTACGGATTGCACAGCAGAGAACCATGCTGAATATCATGCCAAAGATCTAGAAGAGAAGGAATGCAATTTAGGGatccactttaaaaaaataaattataaaaatacaacGCGTATCTCAACAATTTGAAGGTTCTTATTGCAGGGTAGCAAGTGACTGCTTCTATCTACAAACCTTAAGATATCAGACAACTGATGTCAATCAGATATTTCACTGATACTTAAAGCCAAGATTTTACATGTCCAAATTGGTTTCACTGTTCTTTGTTCTGAATGGCCAGCATAACAGCCCCcaaatgttaattttaacaTAAACTGCACTAACATGAATAATTGTGACTTGGTATTATGCCTAGCATCGCATCAAAAGCTTCTGATTTTTGGAATGCTTATATGTGGAATATTGTATACACATTTGATTAAGAGAAGAGAATGATTCCAGAGGAATCTCTGGTACTGGTGTTAAGCATTGTGGTTTTACAGAGAAAGCTAAGCTCTAACAGTTGCTACTCAGGACCGAGACTATACATTAGATATAAAACTCTATTCATGCTGGGGAACTAGTTTACTAGAATGTTAAAAGCAGAGAACAGTGGGTCTCCAGAGCCTCCAGAAATTTCTTTTTGCCACGGTTTTATGTTGCAAAGCAGTGTTAGCAGCTACTGCCTGAGGCTTTGCTGCAAATGATGGGAGATGTCAGTACTATTGGGCAGTTAAATCACTGAGTTCACATCCCCTTCCAGCACACCTTAAGGAAAAAGGAGACAGCTGATGAGTCACACACCATGAAGTGTCAGAAACAAGCATGGAAAAATGTACTGACTTGCTTCTCTGCTGAAGAGATTATTGCTTCACAATTTCTACTGTATCAGAGGTGGGAAGCCACTAGCATATTTCTAGTGTATATATGTTGAGCATTGTGGTTATTGGAACTGTCCTACCAACACTGATGTGCTGCACTTTTGAGTACACCTTCACATTTTATGCAACTTACAGCTCAAGTGATCTAGGATTGTTTACCCACCCCACAGTTTCCATTACATACATAGACCCTCCATCTGCTTTGAATGTCCACATAACTCCATGAACCTCCTACTCTTCAGAGCAGCTAGAAGCATATTTCTTATAAATTTTCCATTTATAGGAGGTCATGGCAAATGCGTGCtggaaaatgctttctgttaaAGCTGTGTTTGATATAGACTGCCCACTCCTGCCATATCCTTGCAGCAGGGTGACATCTACTGGTCACAGCTCTGCCACGAAGGAGTACACCTTGGGAAAACAGCAATACATACTTGTGGGAGAAGGTGGAGTGTAAGGAAAGTTTTAATGATGCTTTAATGATATAATTCACTGAATCGCTACCTAGGTGCTGCATGTTTAGGAGAGAGATGCTATTCTGAAAACTGTGCAGTTTAAATCCTACTCCTTTAACACAGCACATAGTGATCACTGGATCTGTGACCTAGAAAATCTTTATGTAAACTATCCTTCACATTGAACCAATGTTACAGACAGCATTTTCCTGAAAAGCCATATCAGAGGACACACAGAAGGTGCTAAGAATTGTTGCATCTTTGAGGCATATCACCAGCAGCTGCAAAACAAACCTATTAATAAGGGATGGGGAACTGGACTCAAATACTGATAGAGTGAGAGCATGGGTTTACTCACTGTGATGCCAGCAATTGCAATTCCAACAATTCCAAGTAAATGCAGATTAGCATCAAGTACATTCTGGATTTCAACCAGGCAGTTctgttgaaaacaaaattaaaagattttcaCTCCTACAAAAGTACTCTTCAAACAACTCTATTAATTCTGCTCACTAAACAACAGatgaatattaaaaagattAGTGCAGTCTCTGCCCTAACCCTTGTGTCTatactttgtgttttgtttgacAGCTTTCACAGCATATTCCCTTTTTAGTGAGACATCAGTATTTGAATGTGCTATTATTTACTTCTTGCCTGTACAGGCTGACACATTCAAGTCATCCTCTTACAATCAGTTTACCATCAAACTCTCTCTGTGATCTGCCATGCTCAATAAAGATGTCTGGCCCTTCAGATTGATAGAGTACTGATAAGCAGATTGATCAAGTGATAGAAGTAACAGTAGcattcttaaaaacaacaaactatCTATTCAAGAGTCTCTGCAATACTAAGACAGGCACTTGCCAAAATTCAGCTTTCACAGGGTCTTCCTTTTGTGACTCCTGTTCTGCTACATCCTTCTCATCTTGCTTTTCCGATGGTGTAATATTATCATAGCTACAATGGGATGCTGCAAGCAGGCTTCAGAAATCAGGGCAGGGTACATTCCATATGACCTCCAATTTAGTTCCGCCTCTACTTTGTTCCATTTCATACAGAATTTCCTTGCTGGAATTCATGAGGTAAAAAGgaagttctttctttcttttacttctaGAATGTCTCCAATTTTACTGAATGATTGacatgaaaaattattaaaacaacCAGAACAGAGGACACTTGCCTTTGGCATCTGGATATTCTCTGGACAAGGTAATCCCGTTTGTTGTTCCATATTATCTTTACCACAGCATTGGAGCTAAGTGAGAAAGAGAGTGTCAAAAGAAGGGGACATCATAAACTGTTTCCTGCTGATAGTGAGTCAATTGATAACaaaaagtaagagaaaaaaatatacagatcAAGTCATAAATTTATTCCATGTACTGACTGATACCTCTGGTAGAGTTCCAACTGCATGGGTTCTCTAAAATCAATTTCAATTGTCTGTAGCCATAATAGACAAATTCCTACTGAAAAAAACCTTCCAGAAGTATCTCAtagcaaataaaataagtagATTTTGGCAAACTGGAACCCCAAATTCCAAGGAAATAGGCATGGAGAAAGTAGAAAGTCCAAGCAGCACATATATAATTATGGGCAATGCACAAAAGCTACCACAGAGAATACGAGAATCTCTATTTCTGACAGATTATTGTGCTGGGTTTGGAGACCATAATAAATCAGTTTTTCAGAgggtttgtttttactgtttgcATGTCTCCCACAAAATGCTTAGAATTCCTCTTTGGGTCAGAAATAACAGCCATGGGAGAAGGACAAAAGGGTCTGAGGTTGTAAAATGTCTGCTCTAAGGAACGTGGGAATGCTGTGAGGAGCAACAACGCCAGGGCTTGATCTCTGTGGGAGGCAGAGTAGATAAAGTGGCAAGTAGCATTCAGGAAGTCACAGGTTCTAATGCTGATTCAGATGCTAACTCTGGGTGGCCTGAATTGAGTCACAAATTATGTTCTATTGTTTTTTTGTCTACTTGGTTCAGTCTGTGACAGTCAGTTCAGCCAGTTACTTCCTGTTGGTAACACTGTAGTTCCTGGGACATTGGTCACAGGTTTTTCTCTGGCAAAATAGAGACTCGTCCATGTACTTCTCGCTgcatttttgtgtatttattctTGGACTTTAAAATCTAAAAGATCCATAATAGTCATATCTACTGCACAACAAAGACCAGAAGTTTTAGGTCAAATTTAAAAGCTTGGCCATTTTAAGTTTCAAAAGTAAATCTAAATTTTTAGATTTTGCAATCTAAAATCCAGAATTTTGACCTGGCAATCAGGAAACGGTTGTGAGCCTCTGACTCCATTTTAAGCAACATTCAGTTCTCTTCTTCCCTACCTCAGTGGGAGGCattctgaattttaaatgatAATGTGATAGTAGAATAGTAGTACAAAGCATTTAAGCTCAGGAGAGCTACTCACAGCCAAGTGGTAGTGATAGATAGTCCTGTTGACCTTCCCCGGGTTTTTCATATATTCATCATAAATGTCTTCATATATTTTCTGGACTTCTTGTATTGCCTGCAGAAATCAGACTTTCCAAGTAAGAGGCAAATAAGTCTTACCCTCAGTCCAGTGCAGACTTCCAGCTTGTGCCATCAACCTCTGGTGCAGAAAATTATTCTTGGTAAACTGAGGTAGACATGATAGTAAATATGGGAGGTTTTATAGCCTGATGACTATCAGAAGTACTCTGTATGGGTCAGAAtctgctgttttctgtgttttggttAGATGCTTTCTAGTTGGATAAGTTCAATGCTTGAATTTAATCACCCTTCTCCCAAGAAATACACCCTTATCATACAGTTCCACTTGATGTTCCTCATGGATGTGACATTTGACCACACAGATAGTCTTTCTTGAGGGAGCAAAAACTGCATCCCATTCTGAAACTGGACTTGTGATAAAACAAACTGTCATTTACTCCAGATAAGAATGTTAGAGAGTCTTGCTTGCAAAAGTCTCCTGGATACTTTTCCCTTGTATGAGCCAGCCTTCACGTCCGTCAGCCACAGTAATCTAGAACTGTCCTATTATTATCTTAGAAGAAGCTTGCTACTCACCACTTTCTTGCCTATGAAAGCAAATACTCCagcagtgacctcagctgcaaATATCACcaacaagcaagcaaagaaCTGCAGAGGGAGAAGAGAACCTTATGTCAGTTTACTCTGCACAATGCGCTTTACAGGCACTGCCACTCAGCCCCTCATTCTTGTCCAGATCTCAACAGCCTCAACAATAACTGATagagaaaaatggcaaacaGAATCAGTGACAAGGGCATCAAGTCAGGCTTCTTGTAATGTGAAAACAAAGGTAGAAATGGCAAAGAGATGGCTCTAATGGCAGTTTCAAGAAAGATGGGGTAATTCTAGGAAATACATTACAGGAGGCAAGCAATGGAACTTCATGTATGGAAGCGATGCAGTAGCATAATGGATAGAGATGCTAGATTAACCAATAAAAGGACATAAGACATTTCAGATCTTGGACAGCAAAGATCCTTCCACTAATGACACAAGACATATGCTTTTGAATGATTTTCCAGCACTTCCAGGCCCTTGAAACCTTTTACTTACTGCTCCAAGTAAGAACTGAGACTCGCGCGCTGCTCCACAGCACCCAAAAAATCCAACCATGGTCATGAGAGCACCTGCTCCCACCAATACATAGAGTCCTGTGGAAAATCAGAATCAGACAAGAATGTAAGaaagtttttctttccaaagtctGCTACCTAGTTTGTCAAAAACACACATTTGTAAATACAGCCATCTCTGTCTCTCACAAAGAACATCTGTTACACAAAAAAATTGTTCTTGCCACAAAAGGAAACTAAAGATTTCTGTAGAACTCTTGGAGAATCATGGAGACAAATGAAAAGACTTCCGCCTTCCAAATTTCCTGTTCCCAGGGCAGCTCAGTCCAGCAAGAACATACATTCTACCATCCCAAATGACTTTACAGCTCTTCAATGAGGAACATAAGGCAACAAATCCAACACTGCTTATTTCTATGAAAACTGGGGCTGAAAATGTCCTCTGCTGCTACGCAGGGGTGGAACTCAGAAAACTACCTGGCAATCTATGTTCTACCAGTTGCCTGGCAGTACTTAAAAGAGGACATCTGAAGATTGTCAGGAAAGGTACGGGCATTACAATATGATGTCTCTTTGAAATCAGTACTTTGGCTTGGGAAAAAGGTGAATGCTAttggaaagaagaggaagattGGGAGAACACCTTGAAAGCTGTTAGAGGAAGTGAATGAAACACTAAATTTGTCAGCTATAGTTCTGAGCTTGGCCACTGCCCAGAACAGAAGCTTGCCTACAATTCAGTGATTGGTAGTACGGCACCTTCCTTTTACAGTAACTAGCTATGTTACTGCCTGCTGGGAAGCAATATTCCAACATCACTAatgtacattttttcccctccagtgtATAGATGTAAGCATCAAAAAATGAGACAGCAATAGCTTTTGAAGGCTAATAGTATCACTGCATTATGACCAGAAGACTTGGGAAAGTGTTGCCTGAAAATGGATAGAATCACAGGACTATACAAATCAcatcagatatttaaaaaaaaaaatacaaacacaaaaacaaaaacaaaacaacaaacaaacacaggtGATTCTTTGTTAAAGTAGTAGAGTACCTAAAACTTACAGGCCAAGAACCTTGCATGCTTGGCCTACAAACTCTATCTCATGATGCATGCTGCCTACATCTGAACTGCAGGATACCCTCCTAAAGCCCTTATTTCAGTAGGCAGCATCAGAATGGCTTTGCAGCAGCCAGTGGAAATACTGCATTGCTTTCATGTTCTGGACATTCACTGCTAAATGTTGTGCAGTTGTTGACCAAAAGATACCTGCATGTGGACAAATGTAatgacataaagaaaaaaacaagtggaTCATCAGATCAAATGCATTAAGAGGATAATGAAGCAATCTGTGTATGAAACTGCCTGACACAAGTACAGAATATGGCACATGGCAGTATAGCCCCATTGGTAGAACAACAGATGTAGGATCCCAGCTATGTTCAGAACTTGGCAGGACAAAAActcctctcctctttctttttcatacGGGCTTTATCTAGGACAAAGGGAAACCAGAGTacagaatttttctttcctcacttGTAAACATGAACTGCTTGACCTGTGCTTAGGCAACACATCCGTTGTGTGTGGTGTCGTTCCCATCAGACGACAGCTGTGTTTGGGCCTTGTCTCTGGGTGCCATGCCAGACAAAGTACCAAAGACTGCGCAGCGTCATATAATTCTAGTCTTGGTCTTGTGTGGGCAACATGGAGGACACAGAGATCTGCTGTGCTGATCTACTGCTTGAAAGAACAGCTTAATTTCCTTCACCAAGCTGTATGAGGGGACAGTGGAGCTCTAGACTGTGCACACTAGATGGCACAGTGAGCCTTGCTCTCAGCTTTGGTTACTCAAACTTTTCATGAGAATGTTTAGTATTCTCAATTACAgatctaaatattttaaaatgtgaccCAAATCTTCAGAGTTAACAGAGCTGCCAGGACTTACTATTAGCAGACCTTGTGTGACCTAGACTAGAAAGCCCTACAAATGACAGTTTGCAATGATGgcttggaaaatgaaaaaaacaaactgacaaTATACAAGTACAGAGGATATAGTCATACTGCCATGCAGGTGCAGCCTTTTTGAAGAAGGCAGACTCCAACCTGCTGCCTGTTCATTAGCTGTCCAGCCACTGTGTATTAGCCAGATATCCAACTCAGCTATTGTgattcttctcctcctcctccatctttTGTGCGCTGCTTCCTTTCAGGGATTGCTGCTGAGGAAAACATTCTGctaaatagtaataaaacaattaTAATTAATATGTTTTTGCCAGATCTGTGACACCAGATACGTACGATTTGCTGCTGACTCTGTTGGCAGTCCACATTATGTGTTTCCtggatttttaatatttagcaTCTTGGGGCTTAGTACGAGTGAGCATTCTTTAAGCTAATCACATTCACAATGCAGTGACTTTCACTGAGGGAGGGATATACAAGAATATATGTCACTCAGGAGTAGGGGTCAGCCCCTTGTTGGAGGAGAGTTGGAAAAAGCACCAGTCTTAACTTCAGTTGCAGAACCTGCTGCTCAACTGCCAAGCACTAAAACTGCCATTTTCTGAGATCTCCATGGTAACAAATAGAGTATAATTACAGAGATGTTTCCTGGGCCCTTTTCCGCATGTCACTTTCAACTAAAGTCCCTGCAATTACTTATTAGGAAACTTAGGAGACAGACTTTTTGATTAGGAAAACTCAAGAAATgtcttcccatttctttttgttgctcAGTGCTAGCAAAGACAAAGCTCTCTGAGGCTCAGGGATGAGACCACTTTCAAGAATCTTGGTTTCCTCATGTCTGAGAAACAGGCTTAGCATTTCACTTGCATGACTCACAGCTAAACCGCTACCTCCGTTTAGAACTTCCCTTTTAAGGCATGCTACAGGAAGAACTTCTCACACTACTCACTGAACAAAGCTCAGTTTGCTGTGTGTCGCAGTCCCATAGTTTTGTCAGCCAGAAGTTTAAAACCACTTGCTTCCATCTTTTGTTCAGGAGAGTTAATTCCAGAGTTTGTCCTTGCTCAGCATGGGACTAGTAATTGCTGACACTTAGAGAGTTATTTCTAGCTGAAAAATACTGAGGacgtgtaaaaaaaaatccacataactaaatatgcttttaaatgtctactatatatacacacatgtaaCCTTTCAAACAGGAATAAGACACTTGAATTGTAGaatgaattggaagggacctcaaataTCACCCAGTTCAAACCCCCcagccataggcagggacacacaccaccagaccaggctgcccaaagcctcatccaacctggcctcgaacacttccagggatggagcatccacagcttctctgggcaacctgttccagtgcctcaccaccctcatagtttCTTCGtaatacctaatctaaatctaccctcttttattttaaggcCATTagtccttgtcctatcactacaccccctgacaaagagtccctctccagctttcctgtaggctgcCTTTAAGTTGGCCTAggtcaagcttttcatctaccagtacccccaagtccttctctgcagggctgctctctatTCACTCATTGTCCAGCCTGTAttcatgtttgggattgccctgacccacgTACCTTGAAGAATACCTTGTAAAAAATTCAGAGTGACCATATTACTTCTCAGCGTGCATTGAGGTTTCCTAGCACCCAGAGGCAGGTATGATTTTAAGGAAGGATAGCAGAGCAACAATTTCAGAAACATCCTAGATGATGTCAGTATCTGAGACAGggagctacattttttttttcctgtggcctATAACAGCAATGTAGGCACAATCACCTCAAATTCTGTAATGGGAATAGACCTAAACTAAAAAGTGAGTCTCTctagaagggaaagagaaaaaaaagagggtgaCAATGATGCATTGTATGGCATCCTTTAGAATCATGGCCTGACCTTGTGACATTGTCCACTGATGGCTGACAAACTTGGCTACATAGGATCAACAAAGAAGAAGACAAAGCCAGAAATTTGGTGGTATTAATGCCATACATTGCTGTGGAGGTAGTATCACATGTCAGAAGTAACTAAGCTTCACTAAACCCTGctccttttaaaaaagaaagtaggACGGAAAGCAAAGCTTTAATCAGCTTCTATTCATAAGTGCTTCCATTGTAAAATACAAAGCCTTGACATGGCCTTCAGCTTGGCATCCGCagctcagcagagaaaaaaaaaaaacaaacacagtttATAGTCACAAAATGGAACACATTTGATAGCTAGAAAATCTGACACAAAGAGCTTCTCCACAGAGCatggcaaaataaaatgtgcaagTCAGGTCAAGGCAGAGATTTGAGAATAGTCTAGCTGCAGCTTTTTGTGCAACAAAAGTAGAAAAGTACAAGgcagaaaggaagcaaatgTTTTTGGCCTgtacaatgatttttttttcttacctcatTTTGCCTCTGTTCTTTTCCTGATTTCTAATTTGGTATCTTTTTTGATCTCTGTCTGCCAATGGAGAGGAGAGTTTGACAACTTACTAGTCACTGAGTTCGTTGTCGTAGTGTTTGGCACCACACATCCCATACAAAAAGCAGACATCAGATGGAgagagaatactgaaaacaggCATATTGCTATGACAAATAGGGCAAACATCAGACCTATAAAGACAGAAACCTGCCAACTGTTTGGCTACCTGCAACTCaagaatatttattatatatgttCATGTAGGACCTAAAAAGCAAGTCACTCTCAGCCCCTGAATGCCAAAGGTATGCATTTGGACAAAGTAACAACTGTCCCTAGAACCAGAGTCCCTCTATGCTCCCATTGCAAAGAATCATGTGGTAGGCAGAAGTGTGTCCTGCCAATGTTTTATGAGGCAGAAAGGAAACACTGCAATACAAACCAGGCAGATAGGAACCTACTAATGTGGAAATTAAAGCCATTCTTATTTCATACAATGCATGAACTGTTATCACCACCATCAGATATAGTCTGCCAGCCTCCTAGACTGGTAGAGATCTAATTTCATAGTCTGAAGTAGATCACATTCACAAAGTCAGTTTTCTTCAAAATCTTACTGACAGCTATGAGACACAAATCCGTGCCTAGAGCATACTGCATAGAGTCAGAGGAGACAATTGTATGCTGTCTGTCTGGCTTTATTTCACATGGGTTTCGTGTTTACCTGGCTGCTATGGTCACTTTCCATTTTAAATAGTTctactctttcttttttgggcTGAGTAACTAACACTGAACAAAATGCCAGCTGTTCATACTCTACTGAGAACACAAGCAGCTCTGTTCTTGGCATAAGTGATCCAGAGGCAGTGATGACAGGAGTCCTAGAACCCAGACACGACCTGAAAAGAGTTTCTTGCAGTTATATGTAAATTACAGTCTTGGAGGCAGATGTGCTTCTCCCTAGATGGACTGAGGCTGTCAGACCCTCAGCAGAGCACCAAGGAGCCTGTAGTGCAAGTGCACTGttggaaaaaatgagaaaatacatgTAGGAGTTGGAAATAACAGGCCAGACAGGAACAATTGTATATGTTACATTCAGTGGCAGAGTCAGTTTTTGAAATGAGCTTGTTACTGAACATTACCATTTTTGTGTTAAAAGATTTTTAGTATAAATTTATctgttaaatacattttcaaaactaGAGAAGAGAGGCAGAGTTCTCTGAAGGAAGATGAATTTCTGGAGAACTGGAGCATACCCTTAATTTGAGCATAATGCACATAATTATGTGTTGTGTGAATACAACATGGTTAATCGTCCTGGAACCACAAAAGCATTGCAGATAGTGGCCAGTTTGTAGGCTTCTGCTGGTACACAATTCctgaatttcagtttaaaagcaaCCACACTGTAATGTAACATCCTGGTTTAATGCCTCCCCCTTCACACAGAATACCAGCATTTGTCACATATCTTGGTCATGGGCATCTCACAACTCTGAATAATTATGTCCCAAATTCACATAAGCGCAAATGTATCACATATCACCTTGTCAGTAGTCTCCAATGGCTCTGTCAATGACTACTTCACCCTGTACTAAGGTTCACTGAAGTCAGAGGTATGAGATCAGTATTAGTTAGGTTCTTAAACCCAACAGGCAATTTTCAGTGGGCTTCATTGATGCCAGCAGAATTGCAGATTGCATGCAGCTTGACTTGTGAAAGAAGAGCCGATATTAAATCATCTTTGgagctgtgtgtgttttttagcATCCCTGCAAAGATGCTACAAGCTGGCTTGCTGCCTCCCAGCACCTTTGCTTACAGGAAACATCTAGTTTCTTAGTGTCTGATTGCCCATGTAATGAAAGCACTTGGCAACATAGGTACATAGTTCTGCACAGAACcatattattttcttcaagCATTGCTAGACTGAGGATAAAAGATTAATAAGTTGACGTACACTCAAAGTTGACAAACACAATCAGCTGTACGTAGTGCCGTACAGCCTGCTACAACTATTCACTCATGCAAGAATATTACTGCCTTTTTTGCTTTGAAGCTTTTCCTAAATAATTAAGTGTTGAACCTGTGGTGCTGGACCCTGCCCTGCACAACACTGTGCTGCCTCTGCACGGGCAGTCTGACCAGAATAAGGTACAACTGCTTGATCACTCACTGAGGTAGGCCATGGAATACCCTACATACTCAATGAATCGTATTGTAAGAGTTCAGCATTTGCAATAATGAGACCAGCGTGCAGACACTTAAGGTGACTTGCAGCAGCCCAGGTAAAAGAGAACAGGATGCATCAAAGAAAGAGATAGTGTAACTGTCAGTTCAACTGTTGCTGCTGTGTGGACCGAGCTAGCTTTTTGATAGCTGTGCACAGGGGGAGTAGGGTGGGAGAAAGATGAGGATAATTTACCAGGCAAAAAACATGAAGTGCATTATCATGCTTAAgtgattaatttaaaaaacaacccttCTGGATTTCAGCACATGACGCATATAAAACAATTAATCTGAGCTAGATGGACAGATTATTTTTAGTTAATTGGCTTGTTTTGTTAGAATTCTGACTTTGTGGTGGCTTTTTCTTCTAGGTAAGAACTCTCTCTGGTGTGATCCTGGCTCATAGGTACTGACTGCTAGGTTTTATGATCCAGCATAGAGACTGAAGACTTTTGAACCACTTTCACTTTGAGATagtgttttttggtggtggtggtgtagtttttttttttttttttttttttttctggtaggtTGTTGATTATCATAAATCAAGATGATTTCTAATGCAGTAGCTTTCATTTTCCACTCAGGATCACTATCAGCCTTTTCTAAACAAACTTTATTCACTGCAGAAAAAACTTGCACACAGGATGATAGGAAGAAAGACAAACACTGCTTACATTTTAGGTACAGACTAAAAGCCTCTGCAAGGTCTAATTTTCATGATAGCAAGAACAGTCAATCCTCTTCTTGCGGTATTGCATCACTATACAGAGGCTACTTTGTCAATAGTTCTCATGTTAGGGCTGATAGAATTTGATAGGCTATGGATTTTGGAGAGAAAATACTGCTGACCAAAGGTACAGTGTTTGACTCCAAAAGACCTGAATAGAATATAACAGAATGAGGCACAGAAGCAGA from the Anas platyrhynchos isolate ZD024472 breed Pekin duck chromosome 27, IASCAAS_PekinDuck_T2T, whole genome shotgun sequence genome contains:
- the TSPAN2 gene encoding tetraspanin-2, whose protein sequence is MGTAREEMGRVKVLLFVFNLSFWLAGLAVIAFGLWLRFGGVMAEFASDKKPPEYFFIGLYVLVGAGALMTMVGFFGCCGAARESQFLLGAFFACLLVIFAAEVTAGVFAFIGKKVAIQEVQKIYEDIYDEYMKNPGKVNRTIYHYHLALQCCGKDNMEQQTGLPCPENIQMPKNCLVEIQNVLDANLHLLGIVGIAIAGITIFGMIFSMVLCCAIRNTREMI